A stretch of the Luteimonas sp. JM171 genome encodes the following:
- a CDS encoding isoaspartyl peptidase/L-asparaginase, which translates to MRLPLFLILAAASLGAIAQDDAASRTALVIHGGAGVIERESLDAEAERGIRAALDAALDAGHAVLASGGSALDAVEAAVVVLEEEPRFNAGKGAVFNAEGRHELDASIMVSQDRKAGAVASVTTVRSPIRLARRVMEQSPHVMLMGEGAERFADGHPDLERVPNEWFDTDARREQLERARQREAGGRQADAGGTAAQYFGTVGAVALDAKGRIAAATSTGGMTNKKWGRVGDSPIIGAGTWADGNCGVSATGWGEFFIRNAVAHDICARMAYRGDSLAEAAGEVVMEVIPAHGGDGGVIALDGQGNIALPFNTAGMYRGWVRPDGSRGTAIFGDEQTGD; encoded by the coding sequence ATGCGACTTCCACTGTTCCTGATCCTGGCAGCCGCTTCCCTGGGCGCCATTGCCCAGGATGATGCCGCTTCGCGCACGGCGCTGGTGATCCATGGTGGCGCCGGGGTGATCGAGCGGGAATCGCTGGACGCGGAAGCCGAGCGCGGGATCCGGGCGGCGCTGGATGCCGCGCTTGATGCCGGCCACGCGGTGCTTGCCAGCGGGGGCAGCGCGCTGGACGCGGTCGAGGCTGCGGTGGTGGTGCTGGAAGAGGAACCCCGATTCAACGCCGGCAAGGGTGCGGTGTTCAACGCCGAGGGGCGGCACGAGCTGGATGCCTCGATCATGGTCAGTCAGGACCGGAAGGCCGGGGCGGTGGCGTCGGTGACGACGGTCCGCAGCCCGATCCGGCTGGCGCGGCGGGTGATGGAGCAGTCGCCGCACGTGATGCTGATGGGCGAGGGCGCGGAGCGATTCGCCGACGGGCATCCGGACCTGGAGCGGGTGCCCAACGAGTGGTTCGACACCGACGCGCGGCGCGAGCAGCTGGAGCGCGCACGGCAAAGAGAGGCCGGTGGACGGCAGGCAGATGCCGGCGGGACGGCAGCGCAGTACTTCGGAACCGTGGGAGCGGTGGCCCTGGATGCGAAGGGGCGGATCGCGGCGGCAACGTCGACCGGCGGCATGACCAACAAGAAGTGGGGCCGGGTGGGCGATTCGCCGATCATCGGGGCCGGGACCTGGGCCGACGGCAACTGCGGGGTGTCGGCGACCGGCTGGGGCGAGTTCTTCATCCGCAATGCGGTGGCTCACGACATCTGCGCACGCATGGCCTACCGGGGCGACAGCCTGGCCGAGGCGGCCGGGGAGGTGGTGATGGAGGTGATCCCTGCGCACGGCGGCGATGGCGGCGTGATCGCGCTGGATGGCCAGGGCAATATCGCCCTGCCCTTCAACACGGCGGGGATGTACCGGGGCTGGGTGCGGCCCGACGGCAGCCGGGGTACGGCGATCTTCGGCGACGAGCAGACTGGCGACTAG
- a CDS encoding LysM peptidoglycan-binding domain-containing protein, whose translation MTAIGAHNISWGDTLSQIAMRYGTSVEALQALNPQISNPNMIYAGDTLRVSGVEAAGQGAATAVGAGAVEGTSAALDGANAAAIAEQFLGRNAGELKHSNELPMESWVPDNVNCANFVSACLQKAGLITSGQASASVDQLANNLRGAGWQPTSLANARPGDVVLMQSGGQSHVVLFAGHDASGQPKFIGSNNVNPDGTQRISWGGASGNFHLLTPPN comes from the coding sequence ATGACTGCGATCGGTGCACACAACATCAGTTGGGGCGACACCCTGTCGCAGATTGCCATGCGCTACGGCACCAGCGTGGAAGCCCTGCAGGCGCTCAACCCGCAAATCAGCAACCCGAACATGATCTACGCCGGGGACACCCTGCGGGTGTCGGGCGTGGAGGCCGCGGGCCAGGGCGCTGCCACCGCGGTCGGGGCCGGGGCAGTGGAAGGCACCTCGGCAGCGCTGGACGGGGCCAACGCTGCCGCCATCGCCGAACAGTTCCTCGGCCGCAACGCGGGCGAGCTCAAGCATAGCAACGAGCTGCCGATGGAGAGCTGGGTCCCCGACAATGTCAACTGCGCCAACTTCGTCTCGGCCTGCCTGCAGAAGGCCGGCCTGATCACTTCGGGCCAGGCCAGCGCCTCGGTCGACCAGCTTGCCAACAACCTGCGAGGCGCCGGCTGGCAGCCCACCTCGCTGGCCAACGCCAGGCCCGGCGATGTGGTGCTGATGCAAAGCGGCGGCCAGTCGCATGTGGTGCTCTTTGCCGGCCACGACGCCAGCGGGCAGCCCAAGTTCATCGGCTCCAACAACGTCAATCCCGATGGCACCCAGCGGATCAGCTGGGGCGGGGCCTCGGGCAATTTCCACCTGCTGACACCGCCGAACTGA
- a CDS encoding thymidylate synthase, with amino-acid sequence MRQYLELLGHVLEHGAEKGDRTGTGTRSVFGWQMRFNLAEGFPLVTTKKLHLRSIIHELLWFLKGETNIAYLKDNGVSIWDEWADANGELGPVYGKQWRRWGDGRGGEIDQIRWVVEEIQRNPDSRRLVVSAWNVAELPEMALMPCHALFQFYVVDGKLSCQLYQRSGDIFLGVPFNIASYALLTHMVAQVTGLQAGDFVHTLGDAHLYSNHYAQAREQLSRSPRALPTLKLNPDVRDLFDFTYDDIAIEGYAPLAAIRAPVAV; translated from the coding sequence ATGCGTCAATACCTGGAGCTGCTGGGCCACGTGCTCGAGCACGGCGCCGAAAAGGGCGATCGCACCGGGACCGGCACGCGCAGCGTGTTCGGCTGGCAGATGCGGTTCAACCTGGCCGAAGGCTTTCCGCTGGTCACGACCAAGAAGCTGCACCTGCGCTCGATCATCCATGAGCTGCTGTGGTTCCTGAAGGGGGAGACCAACATCGCCTACCTGAAGGACAACGGCGTCTCGATCTGGGACGAGTGGGCGGACGCCAACGGCGAGCTGGGGCCGGTGTACGGCAAGCAGTGGCGCCGGTGGGGCGATGGCCGCGGCGGGGAGATCGACCAGATCCGCTGGGTGGTGGAGGAGATCCAGCGCAACCCGGATTCACGGCGCCTGGTGGTGTCGGCCTGGAACGTGGCCGAACTGCCGGAAATGGCCCTGATGCCCTGCCACGCGCTCTTCCAGTTCTACGTTGTGGATGGAAAGCTCAGCTGCCAGCTGTACCAGCGCAGCGGCGACATTTTCCTCGGCGTCCCCTTCAACATCGCCAGCTACGCGCTGCTGACCCACATGGTGGCGCAGGTCACGGGCCTGCAGGCGGGAGACTTCGTGCACACCCTGGGCGACGCGCACCTGTATTCGAACCACTACGCGCAGGCGCGCGAGCAGCTCTCCCGCTCGCCGCGCGCGCTGCCCACCCTCAAGCTCAATCCGGACGTCCGCGACCTCTTCGATTTCACCTACGACGACATCGCGATCGAGGGCTACGCGCCGCTGGCCGCGATCAGGGCCCCGGTGGCGGTTTAG
- the lgt gene encoding prolipoprotein diacylglyceryl transferase, whose translation MSYLHQIDPVAVAVGPLRVHWYGLMYVVGFAIAWWLGNRRVRAGRLPGVDANGFGDLMFYGLLGVILGGRIGYVLFYAFGDFLDDPLMLLRPWEGGMSFHGGLLGVLVAAWWWSRRHKLHFFDTMDFAAPLVPPGLGLGRVGNWIGGELWGKPTDAPWGVVFPNALPEQYRALDAAALRGLHESGALEAFARHPSQLYQAFLEGLVLFAVLWWYSRRPRSRYAVSGLFALGYGVFRFMVEFVRQPDAHLGYLAFGWLTMGQVLSLPLVALGLFLLWKSRGAPVVRPQPAAANGEVD comes from the coding sequence ATGAGTTACCTGCACCAGATCGATCCCGTTGCCGTGGCCGTGGGCCCGCTGCGCGTGCACTGGTATGGCCTGATGTACGTGGTCGGGTTCGCCATTGCCTGGTGGCTGGGCAACCGGCGCGTACGGGCCGGGCGACTGCCGGGCGTGGACGCCAACGGCTTTGGCGACCTCATGTTCTACGGCCTGCTCGGCGTGATCCTCGGCGGCCGGATCGGCTATGTGCTGTTTTATGCGTTTGGCGATTTCCTGGACGATCCGCTGATGCTGCTGCGGCCGTGGGAGGGCGGGATGAGCTTCCACGGCGGCCTGCTCGGGGTGCTGGTTGCCGCGTGGTGGTGGTCACGCCGTCATAAGCTGCACTTTTTCGACACCATGGATTTCGCGGCCCCGCTGGTGCCGCCGGGGCTGGGGCTCGGGCGGGTGGGCAACTGGATCGGCGGCGAGCTGTGGGGCAAGCCCACGGACGCGCCCTGGGGCGTGGTGTTCCCCAATGCGCTGCCCGAGCAGTACCGGGCGCTGGACGCAGCGGCGCTGCGCGGGTTGCATGAGAGCGGGGCCCTGGAAGCCTTCGCCCGCCATCCCTCGCAGCTCTACCAGGCGTTCCTGGAGGGCCTGGTGCTGTTCGCCGTGCTGTGGTGGTACTCGCGCCGCCCGCGGTCGCGCTACGCGGTGTCCGGGCTGTTCGCACTCGGGTACGGGGTGTTCCGTTTCATGGTGGAATTCGTTCGCCAGCCGGACGCGCACCTGGGCTACCTGGCGTTCGGCTGGCTGACCATGGGCCAGGTGCTGAGCCTGCCGCTGGTTGCACTGGGGTTGTTCCTTCTGTGGAAGTCCCGCGGCGCGCCGGTGGTCAGGCCGCAGCCGGCCGCGGCGAATGGGGAGGTGGACTGA
- a CDS encoding ABC transporter permease — protein MTHADVLRTAIHALRGNWVRSALTSLGVIIGIAAVIVMVSVGQGTQAEIDNLVSGLGSQRLDISSAAQRGPGGARTGAGSRYTLYQGDADAIRNEIPEVQYVSGSLRGSTQVVFAENNWAASWQGVEPDYFAINAWELADGDFFEPQDYGGSSNVVILGETVRRELFGDQPGIGESVRLGRALFTVVGVLEPKGQGGWGQDQDDIMMVPLETGRRRLLGSSALPPKAVMSIALTVAHADDLGYVQSEVEALLRQRHRIGPGEEDDFVVRNISEIVAARTATTRLMSLLLGAVATISLVVGGIGIMNIMLVSVTERIREIGLRMAVGAGPSAVRRQFLAEAMLISLIGGVIGIGLGVMGTLVVGRLGALPVELNGQVIGLAAGFSIATGLFFGYYPARKASTLDPIEALRQ, from the coding sequence ATGACCCATGCAGACGTTTTGCGGACGGCCATCCATGCGCTGCGCGGGAACTGGGTGCGCAGCGCGCTGACTTCGCTGGGGGTGATCATCGGCATCGCGGCGGTGATCGTGATGGTGTCGGTCGGGCAGGGCACCCAGGCGGAGATCGACAACCTCGTGTCGGGACTGGGCTCGCAGCGGTTGGACATCTCCTCGGCGGCCCAGCGCGGGCCGGGCGGTGCGCGGACCGGGGCCGGGAGCCGCTACACGCTCTACCAGGGCGATGCTGATGCGATCCGCAACGAGATCCCGGAAGTCCAGTACGTCTCGGGCTCGCTGCGCGGCAGCACCCAGGTGGTGTTCGCCGAGAACAACTGGGCCGCCAGCTGGCAGGGCGTTGAGCCGGATTATTTCGCGATCAACGCATGGGAGCTGGCGGACGGGGATTTCTTCGAGCCCCAGGATTACGGCGGTTCGTCCAACGTGGTGATCCTGGGCGAGACGGTGCGGCGCGAGCTGTTCGGCGACCAGCCCGGCATCGGCGAGTCGGTGCGGCTGGGGCGGGCGCTGTTCACGGTGGTGGGGGTGCTGGAACCCAAGGGCCAGGGCGGCTGGGGGCAGGACCAGGATGACATCATGATGGTGCCGCTGGAGACCGGCCGGCGGCGCCTGCTGGGGTCATCGGCGCTGCCGCCCAAGGCGGTGATGTCGATCGCCCTGACCGTGGCCCATGCGGATGACCTGGGCTACGTGCAGAGCGAGGTGGAGGCGCTGCTGCGGCAGCGCCACCGGATCGGGCCGGGCGAGGAGGACGATTTCGTCGTGCGCAACATCTCCGAGATCGTGGCCGCGCGCACGGCGACGACGCGGCTGATGTCGCTGCTGCTGGGTGCGGTGGCGACGATTTCGCTGGTGGTGGGCGGGATCGGGATCATGAACATCATGCTGGTCTCGGTGACCGAGCGGATCCGGGAGATCGGGCTGCGGATGGCGGTGGGAGCGGGACCGTCCGCGGTGCGCCGGCAGTTCCTGGCGGAGGCGATGCTGATTTCGCTGATCGGCGGCGTGATCGGCATCGGCCTGGGCGTGATGGGGACGCTCGTGGTCGGCCGGCTCGGGGCGCTGCCGGTGGAACTCAACGGGCAGGTGATCGGGCTGGCAGCCGGGTTCTCCATCGCCACCGGGCTGTTCTTCGGTTATTACCCGGCGCGCAAGGCATCCACGCTCGACCCGATCGAAGCCCTTCGCCAGTAG
- the apaG gene encoding Co2+/Mg2+ efflux protein ApaG, producing MDDTPDYTLEIQIATRFLDEESEPEREHYVFAYTIRIRNLGRLPAQLVKRHWIITDGNGKVEEVHGDGVVGQQPRIEPGEQFEYTSGAVLETAVGSMQGSYDMVGDDGTRFDASIPPFTLAAPRTLH from the coding sequence ATGGACGACACCCCGGACTACACCCTGGAAATCCAGATCGCGACGCGTTTCCTCGACGAGGAATCCGAGCCCGAGCGCGAGCATTACGTGTTCGCGTACACCATCCGCATCCGCAACCTCGGCCGGCTGCCGGCGCAGCTGGTGAAGCGGCACTGGATCATCACCGACGGCAACGGCAAGGTCGAGGAGGTGCATGGCGACGGCGTGGTGGGCCAGCAGCCGCGCATCGAGCCGGGCGAACAATTCGAATACACCTCCGGCGCAGTGCTGGAGACCGCCGTGGGCAGCATGCAGGGCAGCTACGACATGGTGGGCGACGACGGCACCCGGTTCGACGCCTCGATCCCGCCGTTCACCCTTGCCGCCCCGCGCACGCTGCACTGA
- a CDS encoding ABC transporter ATP-binding protein, translating to MSPPPVIEAHGLGKVYSPGTQAEVVALRNADLRIAQGEFVAIMGPSGSGKSTLMNLIGCLDTPSSGSYLCDGIDVATLDAEELAALRRDKIGFVFQGFHLLPRMSALDNVAMPLVYSEVPPAERQELALQALDAVGLAERAAHRPNELSGGQQQRVAIARALINNPPIVLADEPTGALDSRTGAEILALFKRLRDGGHTVVLITHDPEVAAHADRIFMIHDGQLQEQMAGGGGVS from the coding sequence GTGAGCCCGCCGCCGGTGATCGAGGCCCACGGCCTGGGCAAGGTGTACTCCCCGGGTACCCAGGCCGAGGTAGTGGCGCTGCGCAACGCCGACCTCCGGATCGCGCAGGGCGAGTTCGTTGCGATCATGGGGCCATCGGGCTCGGGCAAGTCCACGCTGATGAACCTCATCGGCTGCCTGGACACCCCCAGCAGCGGCAGCTACCTGTGTGACGGCATCGACGTGGCGACCCTGGACGCAGAGGAACTGGCGGCGCTGCGCCGGGACAAGATCGGCTTCGTGTTCCAGGGCTTCCACTTGCTGCCCCGGATGAGCGCGCTGGACAACGTTGCGATGCCGCTTGTGTATTCGGAAGTGCCACCGGCCGAGCGGCAGGAGCTGGCGCTGCAGGCGCTTGACGCGGTCGGCCTGGCGGAGCGCGCCGCGCACCGCCCCAACGAGCTGTCGGGCGGACAGCAGCAGCGGGTGGCGATTGCGCGGGCGCTGATCAACAACCCGCCGATCGTGCTTGCCGATGAGCCTACCGGGGCGCTGGACTCCAGGACCGGCGCGGAGATCCTGGCGCTGTTCAAGCGCCTGCGTGACGGGGGGCATACGGTGGTGCTGATCACCCATGACCCGGAGGTCGCCGCGCACGCGGACAGGATTTTCATGATCCATGACGGTCAGCTGCAGGAGCAGATGGCGGGCGGAGGCGGTGTGTCATGA
- a CDS encoding efflux RND transporter periplasmic adaptor subunit, which yields MKQPSRRTARPRVARRRFARPLAVGAVLLAVAAGWWMWQQRDGADDAGAWRTTQVERGNIRVAISATGSLSATSTVVVGSQISGQVTDVLVDFNDTVEQGQVIARIDPSSYQAQIDQGNAQIASARASLAQAQATLANAEADYQRKAGLAGQQLVARSDVDLARAARDQARAQVAAAQAQIRQQSASTRTTQVNLDRTVIRSPVNGVVLTRTIEPGQTVAASLQAPELFTIAEDLSKMQIELAVDEADIGQVEEGQRVSFTVDAFPGREFSGEVLQVRLAATDTSNVITYPVIVAVDNSDGTLLPGLTVNAEIEVSRRDDVLIVSNAALRYQPADAGARAANGGARSGMLDELQRIAADLELDASQREAFDTALGVIQARSQARQAAPAAGAPGMFGGGMRRSAGGAGMQAQMRQRLVQRYQQDFADFRARLGEDQRARWDRELLALANARFAPLYRLQDDAPEQVMVRVGASDGSNTEVAGDIAEGDVIITGERAPR from the coding sequence ATGAAACAACCCTCCCGCAGAACCGCCCGGCCGCGCGTGGCGCGCCGCCGCTTCGCCCGGCCGCTGGCCGTTGGCGCGGTGCTGCTTGCCGTGGCCGCCGGCTGGTGGATGTGGCAGCAGCGCGACGGAGCCGACGACGCCGGCGCGTGGCGCACCACGCAGGTGGAGCGCGGCAACATCCGGGTGGCGATCTCGGCCACCGGCAGCCTGAGCGCAACGTCCACCGTGGTGGTTGGCAGCCAGATCTCGGGCCAGGTCACCGACGTGCTGGTCGATTTCAACGACACCGTGGAGCAGGGGCAGGTGATTGCCCGGATCGATCCCAGCAGCTACCAGGCGCAGATCGACCAGGGCAATGCGCAGATCGCCAGCGCCCGGGCATCGCTGGCCCAGGCGCAGGCCACGCTGGCCAACGCCGAGGCGGACTACCAGCGCAAGGCCGGCCTGGCCGGGCAGCAGCTGGTGGCGCGCAGCGACGTGGACCTGGCGCGCGCCGCGCGCGACCAGGCGCGGGCGCAGGTGGCCGCCGCGCAGGCACAGATCCGCCAGCAAAGCGCGTCCACGCGCACCACCCAGGTCAACCTGGACCGGACGGTGATCCGGTCGCCGGTCAACGGGGTGGTGCTGACGCGGACCATCGAGCCCGGCCAGACGGTGGCGGCCAGCCTGCAGGCGCCGGAGCTGTTCACCATCGCCGAGGACCTGTCCAAGATGCAGATCGAGCTGGCGGTGGACGAGGCGGACATCGGCCAGGTCGAGGAAGGCCAGCGGGTGTCGTTCACGGTCGACGCATTCCCGGGGCGCGAGTTCAGCGGCGAGGTGCTGCAGGTGCGCCTGGCTGCAACCGACACCAGCAATGTGATCACCTACCCGGTGATCGTGGCCGTGGACAACTCCGATGGGACCCTGTTGCCCGGCCTTACGGTCAACGCCGAAATCGAAGTGAGCCGCCGCGACGACGTGCTCATCGTGTCCAACGCCGCGCTGCGCTACCAGCCCGCGGATGCCGGCGCCCGGGCCGCCAACGGCGGTGCGCGCAGCGGCATGCTCGATGAACTGCAGCGCATTGCCGCGGACCTGGAGCTCGATGCGTCCCAGCGGGAGGCGTTCGACACGGCACTGGGCGTGATCCAGGCGCGTTCCCAGGCGCGCCAGGCGGCGCCCGCGGCGGGTGCGCCGGGAATGTTCGGCGGCGGCATGCGCCGCAGCGCCGGCGGTGCCGGCATGCAGGCGCAGATGCGCCAGCGCCTGGTGCAGCGCTACCAGCAGGACTTCGCGGATTTCCGGGCGCGGCTGGGCGAAGACCAGCGGGCGCGCTGGGATCGCGAGCTGCTGGCGCTGGCCAACGCCCGCTTCGCGCCGCTTTACCGCCTGCAGGACGATGCGCCCGAACAGGTCATGGTGCGCGTGGGTGCCAGCGATGGCAGCAACACCGAGGTGGCCGGTGACATCGCCGAGGGCGACGTCATCATCACCGGCGAGCGGGCGCCGCGGTGA
- a CDS encoding dihydrofolate reductase, translating to MMTSDLPRISLLAALDRNRAIGRGNALPWHLPDDFRRFKALTMGKPILMGRRTAESLGRALPGRRNLVLTRGGRVPFEGMEAVASLDAAVALAAGDRAGELCVIGGAQVYALALPRATAMHLTHVDAAVADADTHFPPFDAGDWEIVSREPRPADDRHAYAFEFVDYRRAAR from the coding sequence ATGATGACTTCCGACCTGCCGCGCATCTCACTGCTTGCCGCGTTGGACCGCAACCGGGCGATCGGGCGCGGCAATGCGTTGCCGTGGCACCTGCCGGACGACTTCCGCCGGTTCAAGGCGCTCACGATGGGCAAGCCGATCCTGATGGGACGCAGGACCGCCGAGTCGCTTGGCCGCGCGCTTCCGGGCCGGCGAAACCTGGTGCTGACGCGCGGTGGGCGGGTGCCCTTCGAAGGCATGGAGGCGGTGGCCTCGCTGGACGCCGCCGTGGCGCTGGCGGCCGGGGACCGGGCAGGAGAGCTGTGCGTGATCGGCGGCGCCCAGGTCTACGCGCTTGCGCTGCCGCGCGCGACGGCAATGCACCTGACCCACGTGGACGCCGCGGTGGCGGATGCCGATACCCACTTCCCGCCGTTCGACGCCGGTGATTGGGAGATCGTATCGCGCGAGCCGCGCCCGGCGGACGACCGGCACGCGTACGCGTTCGAGTTCGTCGATTACAGGCGCGCCGCCCGCTGA
- a CDS encoding HAMP domain-containing sensor histidine kinase — protein MPHALPSRLRRRFIVQAVVASLVLAIAVSIGSAVMLQALIDARLRAHTEGVWASLELNPDHVPAQTGEVRIHYVPAGAAIDSVPPELRRPPGSHAVDRFDRHVRVETRPQGSVYVDMTFSYAKQVVWTAAAMFATGGMLGLLLLSWLTYRATRRLVMPVTWLAGKVQGWNVEDPDAEPLDPQRSPGDVGSEVRQLSGALRDLSTRVRALVQRERDFTRDASHELRTPLTVIRVASDMLLADPDTPERSRRSLQRIQAAGRDMEAVIDAFLILARDADVQPQGEEFRVREVIGEEVERAQPLLAGKPVELRITGDADPVISAPPRVLGVMVGNLLSNACVFTEEGLIEVEVGEDRVTVRDTGIGMSPGTLQRVFDPFYRADQFRSGGKGMGLSIVRRLGERFGWPVTLDSAAGEGTVAEIRFSR, from the coding sequence ATGCCCCATGCCCTGCCCAGCAGGCTGCGCCGGCGGTTCATCGTGCAGGCGGTGGTTGCCAGCCTTGTGCTGGCGATCGCCGTTTCCATCGGCTCGGCGGTGATGCTGCAGGCGTTGATCGATGCGCGGCTGCGGGCGCATACCGAGGGAGTGTGGGCGAGCCTGGAACTCAACCCCGATCACGTGCCGGCGCAGACTGGCGAGGTGCGGATCCACTACGTGCCGGCGGGCGCGGCGATCGATTCGGTGCCCCCGGAGTTGCGCCGTCCGCCCGGCTCCCACGCGGTGGACCGCTTCGACCGCCACGTGCGGGTCGAAACCCGCCCCCAGGGCTCGGTGTACGTGGACATGACGTTCTCGTACGCCAAGCAGGTGGTGTGGACGGCCGCGGCGATGTTCGCCACCGGCGGGATGCTGGGACTGCTGCTGCTCAGCTGGCTCACCTACCGGGCCACGCGCCGGCTGGTGATGCCGGTGACCTGGCTGGCGGGCAAGGTGCAGGGCTGGAACGTGGAGGACCCGGACGCCGAGCCGCTCGACCCCCAGCGCAGTCCTGGCGATGTGGGCAGCGAGGTGCGCCAGCTCAGCGGTGCGCTGCGCGACCTGTCGACGCGGGTGCGCGCGCTGGTGCAGCGCGAGCGCGATTTCACCCGCGATGCCAGCCACGAGCTGCGTACGCCGTTGACGGTGATCCGCGTGGCCAGCGACATGCTGCTGGCCGATCCCGATACGCCCGAGCGCTCGCGCCGGTCGCTGCAGCGCATCCAGGCCGCAGGCCGGGACATGGAGGCGGTGATCGACGCCTTCCTGATCCTGGCCCGCGATGCCGACGTGCAGCCGCAGGGCGAGGAGTTCCGGGTCCGGGAGGTGATCGGCGAGGAGGTCGAGCGGGCCCAGCCGCTGCTGGCAGGCAAGCCGGTGGAGCTGCGCATCACCGGGGACGCGGATCCGGTGATCTCGGCGCCCCCGCGGGTGCTGGGGGTGATGGTGGGCAACCTGCTCAGCAACGCCTGCGTGTTCACCGAGGAAGGGCTGATCGAGGTGGAGGTGGGCGAGGACCGGGTGACGGTGCGCGATACCGGCATCGGAATGTCCCCGGGCACCTTGCAGCGGGTGTTCGACCCGTTCTACCGCGCCGACCAGTTCCGCAGCGGTGGCAAGGGCATGGGCCTGTCGATCGTGCGACGGCTGGGCGAGCGGTTCGGCTGGCCGGTGACGCTCGACAGTGCCGCGGGGGAGGGGACGGTGGCCGAGATCCGCTTCTCCCGCTGA
- a CDS encoding TerC family protein has translation MMELVTDPQVWILLLTLSTIEIVLGIDNLVFISIAVGRLPIEKREFARKFGIAVACITRIGLLLTLAWLARLTADLFVLFGQGISVRDLVMILGGLFLVVKGAMEIREMLVSDHGDAADMKGKVAASFGAVITQIAIIDIVFSLDSVIAAVGMAGEYVPVMVLAILIAVGVMLLAAQPLGRFIDANPTVKMLALAFILLIGAYLILEGFDVHIPRGYIYGAMGFSALVEVLNLWAKRNAMRRHGVEPPPVDEPRRPMPR, from the coding sequence ATGATGGAGCTGGTGACCGATCCGCAGGTGTGGATCCTGCTGCTCACGCTGAGCACGATTGAGATCGTGCTGGGCATCGACAACCTCGTATTCATCTCGATCGCTGTGGGCCGCCTGCCGATCGAGAAGCGCGAGTTCGCGCGCAAGTTCGGGATTGCGGTGGCGTGCATCACCCGCATCGGCCTGCTGCTGACCCTGGCGTGGCTGGCGCGGCTGACTGCCGACCTGTTCGTCCTGTTCGGCCAGGGCATCTCGGTGCGCGATCTGGTGATGATCCTGGGCGGCCTGTTCCTGGTGGTGAAGGGCGCGATGGAGATCCGCGAGATGCTGGTCTCCGACCACGGCGACGCCGCGGACATGAAGGGCAAGGTGGCGGCGTCGTTCGGCGCGGTCATCACCCAGATCGCGATCATCGACATCGTGTTTTCGCTTGACTCGGTGATCGCCGCGGTGGGCATGGCCGGCGAGTACGTGCCGGTGATGGTGCTGGCGATCCTGATCGCGGTGGGCGTGATGCTGCTGGCGGCGCAGCCGCTTGGACGCTTCATCGATGCCAACCCGACGGTGAAGATGCTTGCCCTGGCGTTCATCCTGTTGATCGGCGCCTACCTGATCCTGGAAGGGTTCGACGTGCACATCCCGCGCGGGTACATCTACGGGGCGATGGGCTTCTCGGCGCTGGTGGAAGTGCTCAACCTTTGGGCCAAGCGCAACGCCATGCGCCGGCACGGCGTGGAGCCGCCGCCGGTGGACGAACCGCGACGCCCGATGCCGCGCTGA
- a CDS encoding diacylglycerol kinase, which yields MADEFGHLPRRPERIIKATIWSLRGVRAAWLHESSFRLEIYVLAVLAPLALWLGESGVERALLLGSCLLVPMVELLNSAMEAVFDRYGGGHHELVGRAKDMGSAAVFVAMLNVGAVWALILLPRWLQASG from the coding sequence ATGGCCGACGAGTTCGGGCATCTGCCACGCAGGCCGGAACGGATCATCAAGGCGACGATCTGGTCGCTGCGGGGGGTGCGCGCCGCCTGGCTGCACGAATCCTCCTTCCGTCTGGAGATCTATGTGCTGGCCGTGCTCGCGCCGCTGGCCCTGTGGCTGGGCGAAAGCGGCGTGGAGCGCGCACTGCTGCTGGGAAGCTGCCTGCTGGTGCCGATGGTGGAGCTGCTCAATTCGGCCATGGAGGCGGTGTTCGACCGGTATGGCGGCGGCCACCATGAGCTGGTGGGCCGGGCCAAGGACATGGGCTCGGCGGCGGTGTTCGTCGCCATGCTCAACGTCGGCGCCGTATGGGCGCTGATCCTCCTGCCGCGTTGGCTCCAGGCTTCCGGCTGA